In a genomic window of Branchiostoma lanceolatum isolate klBraLanc5 chromosome 12, klBraLanc5.hap2, whole genome shotgun sequence:
- the LOC136445531 gene encoding tripartite motif-containing protein 3-like translates to MSTQGVGRYFCFIKNKVSSDWKDLAWCLGFETSDIENIDGKHRDDKSRCMDLLQQWYKQKGNNATIHVLMEALQDAELQHVVDSLKDKYPELDEKPMSPSSSSKQGAIRASEVPLQPTASGQAGNIDAMMKEMKMLKEKNEKAEKILLEQKAEMNKKIQHLQETNKNMEARMEELLTTKQPVESWQKESLQTISNTGQVRQSVVQPEGKDTGTCTKVRSIRVGQPWIKQVRFGGGGSGRGGFAGPHHGAAVSQDNEVYIADWLNSRIQVFTMDGVYIREFTTSLPGEIGQKFEPHDVAVDRNDNQWVVSYDHVVQYSREGTCLAKINLQHITCLRSITVAMATEQVIVTECDYDGQNSRLRVLNQDGSEVGTYGSGHRSPEPWWPQYVTVDGEGNILVTDNKNHCVHVLDREGNFKFKFGSEGSDESQLKGPQDICVDGMGNIIVADSENSCVKMFDSQGRFLCDIGSDMKKPWGVAISPGRDVVVTDFKDRTVSVWTQG, encoded by the exons ATGTCTACACAAG GTGTTGGGAGGTATTTTTGCTTCATAAAGAACAAGGTGAGCTCAGACTGGAAGGACCTGGCTTGGTGTCTTGGCTTTGAGACATCAGACATAGAAAACATTGATGGCAAACACCGGGATGACAAGTCCCGCTGTATGGACCTACTGCAGCAATGGTACAAGCAGAAGGGAAACAATGCCACCATACATGTGCTGATGGAGGCCCTACAAGATGCAGAGCTACAACATGTTGTGGACAGTCTGAAGGACAAATATCCTG AGTTGGATGAAAAGCCAATGTCACCCTCAAGCAGCTCCAAACAAGGAGCAATAAGGGCATCTGAAG TTCCCCTGCAACCAACTGCTAGTGGGCAGGCTGGGAACATTGATGCCATGATGAAGGAGATGAAGATGCTGAAGGAGAAAAATGAGAAAGCGGAGAAAATCCTTCTGGAACAGAAGGCAGAGATGAACAAGAAAATCCAGCATCTTCAGGAGACCAACAAGAACATGGAGGCCAGAATGGAGGAGCTGCTGACTACCAAGCAACCGGTGGAGAGTTGGCAAAAAGAATCATTACAGACCATATCAAATACAGGACAAGTCAGACAGTCTGTGGTTCAGCCTGAGGGGAaagatacaggtacatgtacaaaagtcaGGTCAATCAGGGTGGGACAACCATGGATAAAGCAAGTCAggtttgggggagggggatcAGGCAGGGGGGGATTTGCTGGTCCTCATCATGGAGCAGCTGTCTCACAAGACAATGAGGTTTACATTGCTGATTGGTTGAACAGCAGAATCCAGGTGTTCACAATGGATGGTGTTTATATCAGAGAGTTCACAACATCTCTGCCAGGGGAAATTGGTCAAAAGTTTGAACCACATGATGTTGCTGTAGATAGAAATGACAACCAGTGGGTGGTGAGTTATGATCATGTAGTGCAGTATTCCAGGGAAGGCACTTGTTTAGCAAAAATAAATCTTCAACATATTACATGCCTCCGCAGCATAACTGTAGCTATGGCAACAGAACAGGTGATTGTTACAGAGTGTGATTATGATGGTCAGAATAGTCGACTTCGAGTGTTAAATCAAGATGGTTCTGAGGTGGGTACATATGGttcaggtcataggtcaccaGAGCCTTGGTGGCCTCAGTATGTCACTGTGGATGGGGAGGGAAACATTCTGGTCACTGATAACAAGAATCACTGTGTCCATGTCTTGGACAGAGAGgggaacttcaagttcaagttcgggAGTGAGGGATCTGATGAAAGTCAGTTGAAAGGACCTCAGGACATTTGTGTTGATGGGATGGGAAACATCATTGTGGCAGACAGTGAAAATAGttgtgtgaaaatgtttgaCAGTCAGGGCAGATTTCTGTGTGACATTGGAAGTGATATGAAGAAACCCTGGGGTGTTGCTATATCACCAGGTAGAGATGTGGTGGTGACAGATTTCAAAGATCGCACTGTATCAGTCTGGACACAGGGTTAG
- the LOC136445524 gene encoding tripartite motif-containing protein 3-like has product MATGSSTTDRILEDFLSCGICFEPFTKPKALPCQHTFCQKCLEGQHKQWLEDCRKKPREQQQPFRCSMCREPVTLSSEGVEGLPNSHLAANLCEEFSKKTQVENQKNKCGFHPTKDVDLFCQQCEVPICSECIGDGHPGHNVTGVKQVAPKIKANIRAQLNNSQQQMETFSAFLKEIQDVQKRLTDNKTHLQQEIIKAFEVQFQKLQEQRDRLLATVEKNHQDNMVALTGQRDTVLTQLAELSRVCEDAEDCLKQEEPVWLTQDYNLAQKLAKYENTETPEICEIKLCHFEQKKSDALIELGKVTSQSMSHMQVLVHSKETNTGEVKSTKVRPIRVGQPWVRKVRFGGRGSGRGEFNCPIGVAVSQHNDVYIADYGNSRIQVFTMDGVYIREFPTTLPGETGRKFNPQDVAVDRNDNLWVVSYAHVVQYSREGTCLAKIDLPDVDYDRGITVAMATEQVIVTTFEHDGQNGRLNVFNYDGSKVGTYGSGHRSPKPWWPQYVTVDGEGNILVTDNKNHCVHVLDREGNFKFKFGSEGSGESQFKHPRGICVDGMGNIIVADYGNGCVKIFDSQGRFLCHVGSRMEGPWGVAVSPGGDVVVTQANSTVSIWTKGWCCNIQGKNHAAIQVAHQQ; this is encoded by the coding sequence ATGGCGACTGGTTCTTCTACAACCGACAGAATCCTGGAAGACTTTCTCTCCTGTGGTATCTGCTTTGAGCCGTTTACAAAGCCTAAGGCACTACCATGTCAGCACACCTTCTGCCAGAAATGTTTAGAAGGCCAACACAAACAGTGGTTAGAGGACTGCAGAAAGAAGCCACGTGAACAACAACAGCCATTCAGGTGTTCAATGTGTCGAGAACCTGTGACCTTGTCATCTGAGGGAGTAGAGGGGCTTCCTAACAGCCATCTTGCTGCCAACCTGTGTGAGGAATTCTCCAAGAAAACTCAGGTTGAAAATCAAAAGAACAAGTGTGGATTTCACCCAACAAAAGATGTGGATCTGTTTTGCCAGCAGTGCGAGGTACCAATTTGTAGTGAATGTATCGGGGATGGTCACCCTGGCCACAACGTCACAGGGGTAAAACAGGTTGCACCGAAGATAAAAGCCAACATCAGGGCACAGCTCAACAACAGTCAACAGCAGATGGAAACCTTCTCAGCATTCCTCAAAGAGATTCAAGATGTGCAGAAAAGGCTGACAGACAACAAGACACATCTTCAACAAGAGATAATCAAAGCTTTTGAAGTACAATTTCAGAAGTTACAAGAACAGAGGGATAGGCTCTTGGCAACTGTGGAAAAGAATCACCAGGACAACATGGTAGCTTTGACAGGACAGAGAGACACTGTGCTGACTCAGCTGGCTGAATTGTCCAGGGTTTGTGAAGATGCAGAAGACTGTTTGAAACAGGAAGAACCAGTATGGCTCACACAGGACTATAACTTGGCACAGAAACTTGCAAAATATGAGAACACAGAGACTCCTGAGATCTGTGAAATCAAACTTTGTCACTTTGAGCAAAAGAAATCTGATGCACTGATTGAGCTGGGGAAGGTAACATCACAATCCATGTCTCATATGCAGGTTTTGGTTCACTCCAAAGAGACCAATACTGGAGAAGTTAAAAGTACAAAAGTCAGACCAATCAGGGTGGGACAACCATGGGTGAGGAAAGTTAGGTTTGGGGGAAGGGGATCAGGTAGGGGGGAATTTAACTGTCCTATTGGAGTAGCTGTCTCACAGCACAATGATGTTTACATTGCTGACTATGGTAACAGCAGAATCCAGGTGTTCACAATGGATGGTGTTTATATCAGAGAGTTCCCAACAACTCTGCCAGGGGAAACTGGTCGAAAGTTCAATCCACAGGATGTTGCTGTAGATAGAAATGACAACCTGTGGGTGGTGAGTTACGCTCATGTAGTGCAGTATTCCAGGGAAGGCACCTGTTTGGCCAAAATAGATCTTCCAGATGTTGATTACGACCGTGGCATAACTGTAGCTATGGCGACAGAACAGGTGATTGTTACAACGTTTGAGCATGATGGGCAGAATGGTCGACTTAATGTATTCAATTACGATGGCTCTAAGGTAGGTACATATGGttcaggtcataggtcaccaAAGCCTTGGTGGCCACAGTATGTCACTGTGGATGGGGAGGGGAACATTCTGGTCACTGATAACAAGAATCACTGTGTCCATGTCTTGGACAGAGAGgggaacttcaagttcaagtttggGAGTGAGGGATCTGGTGAAAGTCAGTTTAAACATCCTCGAGGCATTTGTGTTGATGGGATGGGAAACATCATTGTGGCTGACTATGGAAATGGTTGTGTGAAAATATTTGACAGTCAGGGTAGATTTCTGTGTCACGTTGGAAGTCGTATGGAGGGTCCCTGGGGTGTTGCTGTGTCACCAGGTGGAGATGTGGTGGTGACTCAAGCCAATAGCACTGTATCAATCTGGACAAAGGGTTGGTGCTGTAACATACAGGGGAAAAATCATGCTGCAATACAAGTTGCCCATCAACAATAA